The Arvicanthis niloticus isolate mArvNil1 chromosome 2, mArvNil1.pat.X, whole genome shotgun sequence genome includes a window with the following:
- the Map1a gene encoding microtubule-associated protein 1A isoform X1: protein MATEAGTARPGSVAMETSRELGLQSLGATPAQNPTEPLCEAGAAAGAARWDLQKYSLLIVIGDIGTESQLRAVRAHLEQGILSWNIDLSSFDLNQQLRLFITRHLAHFSSEVKGQRTLCHQSEILETIVLVNPSSDSVSSEVHHLLSSPSAHKLLILSGQTLEPEGDLILQSGTYSYQNFVQVLHKPEIAQLLSNRDPGIQAFLTVSCLGEGDWSHLGLSSSQETLHLRLNPEPVLPTMDGVAEFSEYVSETVDVPSPFDLLEPPTSGGFLKLSKPCCYIFPGGRGDSALFAVNGFNILVDGGSDRKSCFWKLVRHLDRIDSVLLTHIGADNLPGINGLLQRKVAELEEEQSQGSSSYSDWVKNLISPELGVVFFNVPEKLRLPDASRKAKRSIEEACLTLQHLNRLGIQAEPLYRVVSNTIEPLTLFHKMGVGRLDMYVLNPVKDSKEMQFLMQKWAGNSKAKTGIVLANGKEAEISVPYLTSITALVVWLPANPTEKIVRVLFPGNAPQNKILEGLEKLRHLDFLRYPVATQKDLAAGAVPANLKPSKIKHRADSKESLKAAPKTAVSKLAKREEVLEEGAKEARSELAKELAKSEKKAKEPSEKPPEKPSKPERVRTESSEALKAEKRKLIKDKVGKKHLKEKISKLEEKRDKEKKEIKKERKELKKEEGRKEEKKDAKKDEKRKDTKPEVKKFSKPDLKPFTPEVRKTLYKAKAPGRIKVDKGRAARGEKELSSEPRTPPAQKGAAPPPAVSGHRELALSSPEDLTQDFEELKREERGLLAEQRDTGLGEKPLPADATEQGHPSTSIQATQPSGPVLEQEHVEREKEVIPDFPEDKGSKDRGPDSGAEVAKEKETWEERKQREAELTAENTAAREESEPEVKEDVIEKAELEEMEEVHPSDEEEEETKAESFYQKHMQEALKVIPKSREALGSRELGFQAKAPEKEAASFLSSLATPAGATEHVSYIQDETIPGYSETEQTISDEEIHDEPDERPAPPRFPTSTYDLSGPEGPGPFEASQSADSAVPATSSKTYGAPETELTYPPNMVAAPLAEEEHVSSATSITECDKLSSFATSVAEDQSVASLTAPQTEETGKSSLLLDTVTSIPSSRTEATQGLDYVPSAGTISPTSSLEEDKGFKSPPCEDFSVTGESEKKGEAVGRGLTGEKTVGKEEKNVMATEKLSSQYAAVFGAPGHALHPGEPALGEVEERCLSPDDSTVKMASPPPSGPPSAAHTPFHQSPVEEKSEPQDFQEDSWGDTKHTPGVSKEDADEQTVKAGPEEDISEEGKVPLSRSPQAQDIAVSIVGGQTGCTIQLLPEQDKAIVFETGEAGSVLRAGNLSREVRTALEEPTEPQKDEVLRFTDQSLSPEDAESLSVLSVVSPDTAKQEATPRSPCSLKAQQLHKDLWPMVSPEDTQSLSFSEESPSKETSLDISSKQLSPESLGTLQFGELSLGKEEKRPLMKVEDTSCHLAPVSIPEPHTSTVSPLTAEAAGEADLTDESPAGNLAGSSFSHSALPGDRKHSPGEITGPGGHFMTSDSSLTKSPESLSSPAMEDLAIEWEGKAPGLKDRTTEQKEKELELKSETPQPKDQILPEKVAVVEQDSVMHQKDEALDEESRPGGQQGKTSEQRDRGLDKKDTAVELDEGPEPKDKDLDQEDQGPAEKDKASEQRDTAPQQTQTTESRDRAQEHRDLEQKDKHLELRDKTPEEKDRVLVQEDRAPEHSIPEPTQTDRALEHRRKADDKEQKDEAPEEKEQALEQKDWALGKEGVALDQNNRSAEHKDGALKEDKTQGQKSSFLEDKATTPKQMVLDQKSPEKAKGVEQQDGAVLEKTRALGLEESPAEEGKAREQEEKYWKEQDVVQGWRETSPTRGEPVGGQKEPVPAWEGKSPEQEVRYWRDRDITLQQDAYWRELSSERKVWFPHELDGQGARPRYSEERESTFLDEGPDEQEITPLQHTPRSPWTSDFKDFPEPLPQKGLEVERWLAESPVGLPPEEEDKLTRSPFEIISPPASPPEMTGQSVSSAPAQESPVPDTKSTPPTRNEATTPSWLAEIPPWVPKDRPLPPAPLSPAPAPPTPAPEPHTPVPFSWGIAEYDSVVAAVQEGAAELEGGPYSPLGKDYRKAEGEREGEGEAGAPDSSSFSSKLPEAGESHITRDTEQTEPEQREPTPYPDERSFQYADIYEQMMLTGLGPACPTREPPLGASGDWPPHLSTKEEAAGHNTSAEKEPSSPVSPPNLQSDTPTFSYAALAGPTVPPRQEPELGPNLEPSFTPPAVPPRAPISLSKDPSPPLNGSTMSSSPDRRTPSSKELGRGHWDDGTNDSDLEKGACEQPEKETQSPSPHHPMPVGHPSLWPETEAHSSLSSDSHLGPVRPSLDFPASAFGFSSLQPAPPQLPSPAEPRSAPCGSLAFSGDRALALVPGTPTRTRHDEYLEVTKAPSLDSSLPQLPSPSSPGAPLLSNLPRPASPALSEGSSSEATTPVISSVAERFPLGLEAAEQSAGELGPGKEPAAHSLWDLTPLSPAPLASLDLAPAPAPAPAPAPAPAPAPAPAPAPSLPGDLGDGTLPCRLECSGELTKKPSPFLSHSGDHEANGPGETSLNPPGFATATVEKEEAEAGHAWERGSWPEGAERSSRPDTLLSSEQPLGPGKSSGGPPCSLSSEVEAGPQGCATDPRPHCGELSPSFLNPPLPPSTDDSDLSTEEARLAGKGGRRRAGRPGATGGPCPMADETPPTSVSDSGSSQSDSDVPPETEECPSITAEAALDSDEDGDFLPVDKAGGVSGTHHPRPGHDPPPAPLPDPRPSPPRPDVCMADPEGLSSESGRVERLREKVQGRPGRRAPGRAKPASPARRLDIRGKRSPTPGKGPTDRTSRALPRPRSTPSQVTSAEEKDSHSPMSKGLVNGLKAGSTALGSKGGSGAPVYVDLAYIPNHCSGKTADQDFFRRVRASYYVVSGNDPANGEPSRAVLDALLEGKAQWGENLQVTLIPTHDTEVTREWYQQTHEQQQQLNVLVLASSSTVVMQDESFPACKIEF, encoded by the exons GCCAGAGGACCCTCTgccaccagagtgaaatcctcgAGACCATCGTCCTAGTCAACCCCAGCTCAGACAGTGTCAGCTCAGAG GTTCATCATCTTCTTAGCAGCCCATCAGCTCACAAACTCCTTATCTTAAGTGGACAAACTTTAGAACCTGAGGGAGACCTTATCCTACAGAGTGGTACCTACTCGTATCAAAACTTTGTCCAGGTCCTTCACAAACCTGAG ATTGCCCAGTTGCTTAGCAATAGAGACCCTGGGATCCAGGCCTTCCTCACTGTTTCCTGCTTAGGGGAGGGTGACTGGAGCCACCTGGGACTGTCTAGTTCCCAAGAGACCTTGCACCTCCGGCTAAATCCTGAGCCTGTGCTACCCACCATGGATGGTGTGGCCGAGTTCTCCGAGTATGTCTCTGAGACTGTGGATGTGCCGTCCCCCTTTGACCTGCTTGAACCCCCCACCTCAGGAGGCTTCCTCAAACTCTCCAAACCTTGCTGCTACATCTTCCCTGGTGGCCGTGGGGACTCTGCTCTCTTTGCTGTCAATGGCTTTAACATCCTGGTGGACGGTGGTTCGGATCGCAAGTCCTGCTTCTGGAAGCTGGTACGGCACCTGGACCGCATCGACTCTGTGCTGCTCACACACATTGGGGCTGACAATCTGCCGGGCATCAACGGGCTCCTCCAGCGCAAAGTGGCAGAGCTAGAGGAGGAGCAGTCCCAGGGCTCCAGCAGCTACAGCGACTGGGTGAAGAACCTCATCTCCCCTGAGCTTGGAGTTGTGTTCTTCAATGTACCTGAGAAGCTCCGGCTGCCCGATGCCTCCCGCAAGGCCAAGCGTAGCATTGAAGAGGCCTGCCTCACTCTTCAGCACCTAAACCGCCTAGGCATCCAAGCCGAGCCTCTGTATCGTGTGGTCAGTAACACCATCGAGCCGCTGACCCTCTTCCACAAAATGGGTGTAGGTAGGCTGGACATGTATGTCCTCAACCCTGTCAAGGACAGTAAAGAGATGCAGTTTCTCATGCAGAAGTGGGCAGGCAATAGTAAAGCCAAGACAGGCATTGTACTGGCCAatgggaaggaagcagagatcTCTGTCCCCTACCTGACCTCCATCACTGCTCTGGTGGTATGGCTCCCAGCCAACCCTACTGAGAAGATTGTGCGTGTGCTTTTCCCAGGAAATGCTCCCCAGAACAAGATCTTAGAGGGCTTGGAAAAGCTTCGGCACCTGGACTTCCTGCGCTACCCTGTGGCAACACAGAAGGACCTGGCTGCTGGGGCCGTGCCTGCCAACTTGAAACCCAGCAAAATCAAACATCGGGCTGACAGCAAGGAGAGCCTCAAGGCTGCTCCCAAGACAGCAGTGAGCAAGCTGGCCAAACGGGAGGAAGTGTTAGAAGAGGGAGCCAAGGAGGCCCGCTCAGAGCTGGCCAAGGAGTTAGCCAagtcagaaaagaaagcaaaagaaccGTCCGAGAAGCCCCCTGAAAAACCCTCCAAGCCAGAGAGGGTGAGGACAGAGTCCAGTGAAGCACTGAAGGCTGAGAAGAGGAAGCTGATCAAGGATAAAGTAGGCAAGAAGCACCTGAAGGAGAAGATTTCAAAGCTGGAGGAGAAAAGGgacaaggagaaaaaggagatcaagaaggaaaggaaggaactcaagaaggaggaaggaaggaaggaagagaaaaaggatgcCAAGAAGGATGAAAAGAGGAAAGACACCAAACCCGAGGTAAAGAAATTCTCTAAGCCAGACCTGAAGCCTTTTACCCCTGAGGTCCGGAAGACCCTCTACAAAGCCAAGGCCCCTGGAAGGATCAAGGTGGACAAAGGCCGAGCCGCCCGTGGAGAAAAGGAGTTGTCTTCTGAGCCCCGGACACCCCCAGCCCAGAAGGGGGCTGCACCACCTCCAGCTGTCAGTGGGCACAGAGAGTTGGCCTTGTCCTCTCCAGAGGACCTCACACAGGACTTTGAGGAGTTGAAGCGTGAGGAGAGAGGTTTGCTGGCTGAACAAAGGGACACAGGACTGGGTGAGAAACCACTCCCTGCAGATGCCACAGAGCAGGGACACCCAAGCACATCCATCCAGGCGACCCAACCCTCTGGCCCAGTGCTGGAGCAAGAACAtgtggaaagggagaaagaggtcATCCCAGACTTTCCTGAGGATAAAGGAAGCAAGGACAGAGGCCCAGACTCAGGTGCTGAGGTAGcgaaagagaaagaaacctgggaggaaaggaagcaaagagaggcaGAGTTGACTGCAGAGAACACTGCTGCCAGGGAGGAGAGCGAACCTGAGGTAAAGGAGGATGTTATAGAAAAGGCTGAGTTAGAAGAAATGGAGGAGGTTCACCCttcagatgaggaagaggaagagacaaaggctgagagttTTTATCAAAAACATATGCAGGAAGCCTTAAAGGTAATCCCAAAGAGCAGAGAGGCTCTTGGCAGCCGGGAATTGGGATTCCAGGCTAAGGCACCTGAGAAGGAGGCGGCATCATTCCTAAGCAGCCTGGCCACACCTGCGGGAGCCACTGAGCATGTCTCTTACATCCAGGATGAGACAATCCCTGGCTACTCAGAGACTGAGCAGACTATTTCAGATGAAGAGATCCATGATGAGCCAGATGAACGCCCAGCCCCACCCAGATTTCCTACAAGTACCTATGACCTTTCTGGGCCTGAAGGTCCTGGCCCCTTTGAAGCCAGCCAGTCTGCAGATAGTGCTGTTCCAGCCACCTCGAGCAAAACTTACGGGGCACCTGAGACTGAACTCACCTACCCTCCCAACATGGTCGCTGCCCCTCTGGCTGAAGAGGAACATGTGTCCTCAGCCACATCAATCACTGAGTGTGACAAACTCTCTTCCTTTGCCACATCAGTGGCTGAGGACCAATCTGTGGCTTCACTCACAGCTCCCCAGACGGAGGAGACAGGCAAGAGCTCCCTGTTGCTTGACACTGTCACAAGTATCCCCTCTTCCCGCACTGAAGCCACTCAAGGCTTGGACTATGTGCCATCAGCTGGCACCATCTCACCCACCTCTTCCCTGGAAGAAGACAAGGGCTTCAAGTCACCACCCTGTGAGGATTTCTCTGTGACTGGGGAGtcggagaagaaaggagaggctgTGGGGAGAGGCTTGACGGGGGAGAAGActgtgggaaaggaagaaaaaaacgtAATGGCGACTGAGAAACTGTCCAGTCAGTATGCTGCTGTGTTTGGTGCCCCTGGACATGCCTTGCATCCTGGGGAACCAGCCCTCGGAGAAGTGGAGGAACGGTGCCTCAGCCCAGATGACAGCACGGTGAAAATGGCGTCTCCTCCACCATCTGGCCCACCTAGTGCTGCCCACACACCCTTTCATCAGTCACCAGTAGAAGAAAAGTCTGAGCCTCAAGACTTTCAGGAAGATTCCTGGGGAGACACAAAGCATACTCCAGgtgtgagcaaggaagatgctgACGAGCAGACAGTTAAGGCAGGGCCTGAGGAggacatatcagaagaggggaAAGTACCTCTTTCCAGGAGCCCCCAAGCCCAGGACATAGCTGTGAGCATCGTTGGGGGTCAGACTGGCTGTACTATTCAACTGTTGCCAGAACAAGACAAAGCAATAGTGTTTGAGACTGGAGAggcaggttcagttctcagagcAGGAAACCTTTCCAGAGAAGTGAGGACAGCACTTGAAGAACCCACAGAACCTCAGAAAGATGAAGTACTTCGGTTTACTGATCAAAGCCTTTCCCCTGAAGATGCAGAGTCCCTGTCTGTCCTCAGTGTGGTCTCTCCAGACACTGCCAAACAAGAAGCCACCCCCAGGTCTCCCTGTAGCCTGAAAGCGCAGCAGCTACACAAAGACCTTTGGCCAATGGTGTCCCCAGAAGACACCCAGTCACTTTCTTTCTCAGAAGAGAGTCCTAGCAAGGAGACCTCTCTGGATATCTCTTCTAAGCAGCTCTCTCCAGAAAGCCTTGGCACCCTCCAGTTTGGAGAATTAAgcctaggaaaggaagaaaagaggccTCTGATGAAGGTGGAGGACACCTCTTGCCACCTAGCTCCTGTGTCTATTCCAGAGCCCCACACATCCACAGTGTCACCGCTCACAGCTGAGGCTGCTGGAGAGGCAGATCTCACAGATGAGAGCCCTGCTGGAAATTTAGCTGGCagttctttctctcactctgccCTGCCAGGTGATAGGAAACACTCACCTGGGGAGATCACAGGCCCTGGTGGACACTTTATGACCTCTGATAGCTCCCTCACCAAGAGTCCTGAGTCTCTGTCAAGTCCCGCCATGGAGGACCTTGCCATAGAGTGGGAAGGTAAAGCTCCAGGGTTGAAAGACAGAACCActgagcagaaggagaaagaactcGAGCTAAAGAGTGAAACCCCACAGCCGAAGGACCAGATTCTGCCGGAGAAGGTCGCTGTTGTCGAGCAGGACTCGGTCATGCATCAGAAAGATGAGGCTCTGGATGAGGAGAGCAGGCCTGGAGGACAGCAGGGCAAGACTTcagaacagagggacagaggcTTGGACAAAAAAGACACGGCTGTAGAGCTGGACGAGGGCCCAGAACCCAAAGACAAAGACTTAGATCAGGAGGACCAGGGCCCAGCAGAGAAGGACAAGGCCTCAGAACAAAGGGACACAGCCCCGCAACAGACTCAGACCACTGAATCAAGAGACAGAGCACAAGAGCACAGAGATTTAGAACAAAAGGACAAGCATTTAGAGCTGAGAGATAAGACTCCTGAAGAGAAAGATAGAGTGTTGGTACAGGAAGACAGGGCTCCAGAGCACAGCATCCCCGAgccaacacagacagacagagctctAGAACACAGAAGAAAGGCTGATGATAAAGAACAGAAGGATGAGGCcccagaagagaaagaacaggctttagaacaaaaagactGGGCCCTAGGAAAGGAGGGTGTTGCCTTGGACCAAAACAACAGGTCTGCTGAACATAAAGATGGGGCCCTAAAAGAGGACAAAACTCAGGGGCAGAAGAGCTCTTTCCTGGAAGACAAAGCCACAACACCAAAACAGATGGTCCTTGACCAAAAGTCTCCAGAAAAGGCCAAGGGTGTGGAGCAGCAGGATGGAGCTGTCCTGGAGAAGACCAGAGCTTTGGGACTGGAAGAGAGCCCAGCAGAGGAGGGCAAGGCTCgagagcaggaagagaaataCTGGAAGGAGCAGGATGTGGTCCAGGGATGGCGAGAAACATCTCCAACCAGAGGAGAGCCAGTGGGAGGCCAGAAAGAGCCTGTTCCAGCCTGGGAGGGCAAGTCTCCTGAGCAAGAAGTCAGGTATTGGAGGGACAGAGACATAACCCTACAGCAGGATGCATACTGGAGGGAGCTAAGCAGTGAGAGGAAGGTCTGGTTCCCCCATGAGCTGGATGGCCAAGGAGCCCGTCCACGGTACTCTGAGGAACGTGAAAGTACTTTTCTTGATGAGGGGCCAGATGAACAAGAAATAACCCCACTGCAGCACACTCCCCGGAGTCCCTGGACCTCAGATTTCAAGGATTTCCCGGAGCCCCTGCCACAGAAGGGGCTGGAAGTAGAGCGCTGGCTTGCTGAGTCACCAGTTGGCCTGCCACCAGAGGAAGAGGACAAACTGACTCGCTCTCCCTTTGAGATCATCTCCCCTCCAGCATCCCCACCTGAGATGACTGGACAGAGCGTTTCTTCTGCCCCAGCACAAGAAAGCCCTGTCCCAGACACTAAGTCTACACCACCCACGAGGAATGAAGCTACCACCCCTTCATGGCTAGCTGAGATCCCACCATGGGTACCTAAGGACAGGCCCCTGCCTCCTGCAcccctctctccagctccagctcccccGACACCTGCCCCAGAGCCACATACTCCTGTGCCCTTCTCCTGGGGCATAGCTGAATATGACAGTGTGGTGGCTGCGGTGCAGGAGGGGGCAGCTGAGTTGGAAGGTGGCCCATACTCCCCCTTAGGGAAGGACTATCGCAAAgctgaaggggaaagggaaggagagggtgagGCTGGAGCTCCTGACAGCAGCTCCTTCAGTTCAAAGCTCCCAGAGGCTGGCGAGAGCCACATCACCAGGGATACTGAGCAGACTGAGCCAGAGCAGAGAGAGCCCACACCCTATCCCGACGAGAGAAGCTTTCAGTATGCAGACATCTATGAACAGATGATGCTTACTGGGCTTGGCCCTGCTTGCCCCACCAGGGAGCCTCCACTGGGGGCATCCGGGGACTGGCCCCCACACCTCTCAACCAAGGAGGAGGCTGCTGGCCACAATACATCTGCAGAGAAGGAGCCTTCCTCCCCTGTCTCACCCCCAAATCTCCAATCTGACACTCCAACTTTTAGCTATGCAGCTCTGGCAGGACCCACTGTACCTCCCAGGCAAGAACCTGAGCTAGGGCCCAACTTGGAGCCCAGCTTCACCCCTCCCGCAGTGCCCCCTCGTGCCCCTATCTCCCTGAGCAAAGACCCGAGTCCCCCTCTTAATGGAAGCACTATGAGCAGTAGCCCAGACAGGAGGACCCCATCCTCAAAAGAGTTGGGCCGAGGTCATTGGGATGATGGTACTAATGACTCAGACCTGGAGAAGGGGGCTTGTGAACAGCCCGAGAAAGAGACCCAGTCCCCAAGTCCCCATCACCCCATGCCTGTGGGCCACCCCTCACTGTGGCCTGAAACTGAGGCACACAGCAGCCTTTCTTCAGACTCACACCTAGGGCCTGTCCGACCAAGTCTGGACTTCCCTGCTTCAGCCTTTGGCTTCTCCTCTTTGCAGCCTGCTCCCCCTCAGCTGCCCTCTCCAGCTGAACCCCGTTCTGCACCCTGTGGCTCACTTGCCTTCTCTGGGGACAGAGCTCTGGCCCTGGTTCCAGGAACTCCAACCAGAACCCGACATGATGAGTACCTGGAAGTGACCAAGGCACCCAGCCTAGATTCCTCACTGCCCCAACTCCCTTCACCCAGCTCTCCTGGGGCCCCTCTTCTCTCCAATCTGCCCCGACCTGCCTCGCCAGCCTTGTCTGAAGGGTCTTCTTCTGAGGCTACCACTCCTGTGATTTCAAGTGTGGCTGAACGCTTCCCTCTAGGTCTAGAGGCGGCTGAACAGAGTGCTGGAGAATTGGGCCCAGGAAAAGAGCCAGCTGCCCACAGCCTCTGGGACCTCACTCCTCTGAGCCCAGCTCCCTTAGCTTCACTGGACTtggctccagctccagccccagccccagctccagctccagctccagctccagctccagctccagctccagctccaagcCTGCCTGGAGACTTGGGTGATGGTACCCTGCCCTGCCGCCTGGAGTGCTCAGGGGAACTCACCAAGAAGCCAAGCCCCTTCCTGAGCCACTCTGGAGATCATGAGGCCAATGGTCCAGGAGAAACCAGCCTTAATCCCCCAGGGTTTGCCACAGCCACGGTAGAAAAAGAAGAGGCTGAAGCGGGTCACGCTTGGGAACGAGGGTCCtggcctgaaggagctgaaaggagcTCTAGGCCCGATACACTTCTCTCATCTGAGCAGCCACTGGGTCCTGGGAAAAGCTCCGGGGGCCCACCCTGCAGTCTTTCTTCTGAAGTCGAGGCTGGACCTCAGGGATGTGCTACAGATCCCCGTCCTCACTGCGGGGAGCTTTCCCCCTCATTCCTGAACCCTCCTCTGCCCCCATCCACAGATGACAGTGACCTTTCAACGGAAGAAGCTCGGCTGGCAGGAAAAGGAGGGCGGCGCCGGGCAGGGAGGCCAGGGGCCACGGGAGGTCCATGCCCTATGGCTGATGAGACACCCCCCACATCAGTCAGCGACTCAGGCTCCTCACAGTCAGATTCTGATGTCCCACCAGAAACTGAGGAGTGTCCATCCATCACAGCTGAGGCAGCCCTTGACTCAGATGAAGATGGGGACTTCTTGCCTGTGGACAAAGCTGGGGGAGTTAGTGGAACTCACCACCCCAGACCTGGCCATgacccacccccagcccccctaCCAGACCCCCGCCCATCCCCTCCTCGACCAGATGTTTGCATGGCTGACCCTGAGGGCCTCAGCTCAGAGTCTGGGAGGGTTGAGAGACTACGAGAAAAGGTGCAGGGGCGGCCTGGGCGTAGGGCCCCTGGCCGGGCCAAGCCTGCATCTCCTGCTCGGCGTCTGGATATTCGGGGAAAACGGTCACCTACTCCTGGCAAAGGGCCTACAGATCGAACATCCCGGGCCCTACCCCGACCACGGAGCACTCCAAGTCAGGTCACCTCAGCAGAAGAAAAGGATAGTCACAGCCCCATGTCCAAAGGCTTAGTCAATGGCCTCAAGGCAGGATCCA CAGCCCTGGGCTCCAAGGGTGGTTCTGGCGCTCCAGTGTATGTGGATCTTGCCTATATTCCAAATCACTGCAGCGGCAAGACTGCAGATCAGGACTTCTTCCGCCGAGTGCGTGCATCCTACTATGTGGTCAGTGGAAATGACCCTGCCAATGGCGAGCCAAGCCGGGCtgttctggatgccctgctggaAGGCAAGGCCCAGTGGGGGGAGAACCTTCAG GTGACTCTGATTCCCACTCACGACACGGAGGTGACTCGTGAGTGGTATCAGCAAACacatgagcagcagcagcaactgaaCGTCCTGGTCCTGGCTAGCAGCAGCACGGTGGTGATGCAGGACGAGTCCTTTCCAGCCTGCAAGATTGAGTTCTGA